TGCCCTTGGGCCGTGTGTAGGCCTGCAAGCCTTCCCAACCACCCTCGCGGCCGAACCCGCTTTCGCGCATGCCGCCAAATCCGGCAGCCGCGTCAAACATGTTCGTGCCGTTGATCCAGATCACACCGGCGACCAGTTTCGGCGCGATATCCAGTGCCAGATTGATATTCTCGCTCCAGACCGTGGCGGCCAGCCCGTAGCGGGTGTTGTTGGCCACCTCGACAGCCTCGGACGGGGTGCGGAATGTTGTGCCAACCAATACGGGACCAAAGATTTCTTCCTGCATCAAGGTATCAGCAGGCGCTAGCCCGGTGATCAGGGTCGGCGGATAAAAGCACCCTTCGGCGGGCATGTCACAGGTGGCGCGATAGGTGACGCCGGCGTTATTGCCATCGACCTTGTCCCTGATCTGTTGCAACTGCACAGGGTCCACAATTGCGCCCACGTCGATGCATTTATCCATCGGGTTGCCGACCCGCAGCTTGTCCATGCGGGCGCGCAGTTTGGAGTAGAAACGGTCGGCGACACCTTCCTGCACCAGCAGGCGTGACCCGGCGCAGCAAACCTGCCCCTGATTGAACCAGATCGCATCAACCAGTCCCTCAACGGCGCTGTCCAGATCGGCATCGTCAAACACGATATAAGGGGATTTCCCGCCCAGCTCCAAGGTCAGCGCCTTGCCACTGCCCGCCGTTGCCGCGCGAATGCGGCGACCCACAGCAGTTGACCCGGTAAAGGCGATCTTGTCGACATCCGCGTTGACGATCATTTCGCCGACCGCGCCGTCACCGGTAACGATATTCACGACCCCCTTGGGCACGCCCGCCTGACGGCAGATATCCGCAAACAGCAGTGCCGTGAGCGAGGTATATTCAGCAGGTTTCAACACCACCGTGTTGCCCATCGCCAGCGCGGGCGCGATCTTCCACGCCAGCATCAGCAGCGGGAAATTCCACGGCACGATCTGGCCGCAAACGCCAAGCGCTTGGCGGTCGGGCAATTCGGCCGACATCAACTGCGCCATGCCTGCATGGTAATAGAAATGCCGCTGCGCCAGCGGAATATCAATGTCGCGGCTTTCGCGGATCGGCTTGCCGTTGTCCAGCGTCTCAAGCACAGCAAACAGACGCGAATGCTTTTGCAAAAGGCGCGCAATGGCATAAAGCACCCTGGCGCGACCATGCCCGCCCAGCTTTGCCCATTTGCCCTGCGCCTTGCGCGCGGCTGTTACGGCGGCTTCCACATCGGCCTGCGTGCCCTGGGTCACATTGGCCAGCACGTTGCCAGTGGCCGGGTTGCGGGTTTCAAAGGTCGCGCCAACGGCGGTGAACTGCCCGTCGATGAAGTGGCCAAAGCTGTCACCCATATCGACCAGCCACGCAAGCGCCTCGGCAGCCCCTTCTGGGGCGGGGCCATAATCCATGCTTTCAAAAATGTCGCGAACGGTCATGCCCGTGCTCCTGCTTCAACTTCATCTTGGCAAATACAACTCATCCCGCGCTATCCAATCGCGTGACGCCACTGGGCCGAATAGGCACCGGTGACGTGGTGTTCAAGTTGCCGCTCAATATCGCCCAAAAGGCTCGAGGCGCCGAAACGGAACAGATCAGGCTGCAACCAACGATCCCCCAACTCGTCCTTCATCATCGCCAGATAGGTGATCGCATCCTTGGCCTTGCTGATCCCGCCCGCAGGCTTGTAGCCCACGCGAATACCGGTGCGTTCATGATATTCGCGGATCGCGCGGATCATGGTCAGGGTCACGGGCAGGGTCGCGTTGACCGGTTCCTTGCCGGTGCTGGTCTTGATGAAATCGGCGCCCGCCATCATGCAAACCACCGAGGCACGCGCGACATTGCGTAACGTCCCCAATTCACCCGTGGCCAAAATAGCCTTGACGTGGGCATCGCCGCAGGCCTCGCGCATGGCGCGCATTTCATCATAAAGCGCCTGCCAGTCGCCGGTCAGCACATGGCGGCGGGAAATCACGATGTCGATCTCCTTGGCACCGGCATCCACGCTTTCGCCGATCTCGGCCAGTCGCAGGTGCAACGGTGACAGACCAGCGGGGAACCCTGTGGACACGGCCGCGACGGGAATGCCAGATCCGTTCAGCGCGTCCACGGCTGTTGGCACCATATCGTGATAAACGCAGACCGCACCGGTGGTCAGGCCGGTCATGCCCAGGGTCGCAAGAATGTCCGCGCGCACGGGCTGGCGCGCCTTGGCGCACAAGCGGCGCACGCGCCCTTCGGTGTCGTCGCCCGCCAGCGTGGTCAGGTCGATGCAGGATATCGCACGGCATAGCCATGCCGCCTGATACTCTTTTTTGACGCTACGCCGCCCCGGAAGGGTCGCGGCCCGCCGTTCAATGGCGGATGTGTTCGCCTGCACGGACCGCACCCATGACAGATCAAGGGGCAGACCGTCATTGCGCGCCTCGACCGTCTGGGGCAGGTGGGTTGTTTTGGTGTCGATGGTCGTGGTCACGCGGCATTCTCCGATTGCAGAGATAGAACGTGGCACGGCCCCGCGCCGTTTTCAAGCGCGCGTGGGCTGCAGGACGTCACGTTGTCGCGCACGGCGATAGCGCTGCGGAGTCTGGCCGTGATGCGCCAGAAACAGCTTGTGGAAATGCGACAGGTTCGGGATGCCGCAATCAGTGGCGATCTCGGACAATGTGTCGGCGGTGCCCGACAGGCGCCGCGCCGCGTAATCCATACGGATCGCGTTGATATATTCTGACGGGCTTTGGCCCAGATGGGCGCGCGCCGTGCGGCTGACATGGGGGTGAGCACGGCCCGCGGCGGCGACAAAACCTGCTGCCCCGTGCCGGAAAACTGCGGGGTCTTGGGCGCTTGCGCAGGCATCGGCCAACCACTGCGGTGCGCCGCCGGGTATGTCGGGTGCGCCGTCAAGCAGGCTGGTCAGGAGCGGAAGTAAGAATGCTTCGGCCTCGAATACGCTGGGTTGCGCGCGTTCCAGACGCAATGCGGCGGCGTTGACGGTTGCAAGCTGGCGCATGTCGCGGTGTTGAAGGACTGGCGCTGGGCTGTCAGCCCAGAAAAACCGTCCCCTTAACGCGCTGTGGCGCTGCCCAAGGTCGGCGATCATGTCGGGCGAAAGGCTGATCGAAACGACCAGCGCCTCCTCGCCGCGCCCTTGAAGAGCGTGGGCATGATCGGGGCGCACGAACAGCATGTCCCCTTCGCTCAGATCGGCGCGCCCTAAGGGCAAGTGATGGCGCACGGTGCCATTCTGCACCCAAAGAAGTTCAAAAAAATCATGGGCATGAAAGACTCGCGGACGGCGCGTATCCAAAGTTGCACGGGTGAGGTGATAAGCGGCACCTTTGGGAATAATATCAGCGTGATAGAGTTTGATCTGGTCCATAATATCCATATACCACACTCTATCGCAGGCCGCCCCCTGCCATCGCGTCGCACCTGCACGGGGGAGGTGACGCCGCCCGTGCGCTAGGCTAAAGGGTATGAAACGCCGCACAAGGAAAGCCTGCCATGACTTTTGATCGTTCAGTGAAAATTGCCCCGTCCATTCTGTCGGCGGACTTTGCCAATTTCGGTGCTGAAATTCAGGCGATCGAGGATCAGGGCTGTGACTGGGTCCATGTGGATGTGATGGACGGGCATTTTGTGCCCAACCTGACCTTCGGCCCGCCCCTTTGTGCCGCAATCCGTCCACATATCAAGACGGTGATGGATGTGCATTTGATGATCTCGCCGGTGGATCAGTATATCGAAGCCTACGCCGCTGCTGGTGCCGATATTATTACCGCCCATGTCGAGGCGGGCGCGCATACCCATCGCACGATGCAGGCGATCCGCGCCACGGGGGCCAAGGCAGGCGTGGCGCTGAACCCCGCCACTCCCGCTACCGAAGTTGAATATCTGCTTGATATGATCGACATGGTCTGCGTGATGACAGTAAACCCCGGTTTTGGTGGGCAAAAGTTTATTCATAGCCAGATCGACAAGGTGCGCCAGCTGCGCGCGATGATCGGGGACCGGCCGATTCACATCGAAATTGACGGTGGCGTGACGCCGGAAACCGCACCGCTTGTGATTGCGGCGGGGGCTGATGTGCTGGTCGCGGGGTCAGCCGTATTCAAGGGCGGATCGGTTCAAAACCCGGCGGCCTACGGTGAAAACATCCGCGCCATACGGGCCGCTGCCGCCACATAACTGCTGCACAAAAACTGCACGAACCGCGCGCGGGGCTTGCACCGCCGCGCCCTATCCCCGTCGCCAATCAACAAGACGAGGGATCAGACATGTCAGGATATACCGTGCGCGGATTGCCCCGCGGGCTGGCCAGGGATGCGTGGTGGATCGCCGCCGACAGCCGTAGCGGCGCAACTGACGGCATCCGCCCTTCGCCGGTCGTGACACAGGGTGCCTTTGCGCTTTTGACCGGGCTGATCGTTTTGATCGACGTTCTGTTGTGGCGTGCCACCGCGCCGGGTTTGTCGCTTGTGGTGGTCATTGCCGTACTCGCGGCTGCTGCGCAATTTTGCCTTAGCCACCGCCTGTCACGGCACGGGATAATGATGGGCTGGGCAGGCATTGGCCTTGGTGTATTGCCGCTTGTCGAAGTCGTGCAGCCCTTGTCCATCGCCTTTGCGATCGGGGGTCTGTTGCACTTTGTCGCCCGGGTGCTGTTGGACGGCGGCCCGATTGACAGCGCGCGCCTGGGGCGGGCAGTCGGGCGGTTCGTGGTGCTGGGGCATCTGCAAACCGCGCGTGATATTCTGGCGACACCCAAACAGGTCAACGTCGGCGAGAAAGTGCGCGGCATTCCCTTTGCGGGGCTGTTCACGAACTGGGCGCTGCCGGTCGGGCTGGGTGGCGTATTTCTGATCCTGTTGATGCGCGCCAATCCGATCCTTGCAGGCTGGGTATCCTCTGTGACAAGTCTCGCCCCTGCGACCATCGGCGACCTTGAGAGGGTCTTGTTCTGGGTCTTTTCGGCAGTTGCGGTCTGGCCGTCCTTGCGGCTTGCCCCGCTGCGCGCGCGGATGGTGCCGCCTTTGCCGCTGACAGGGCATCGATCGGTCTTTCGCTTGCCCCACGCCGTTTTGAATGCCGCGTCGCTTTGGCGTGCCTTGATCGGCTTCAACCTGATTTTCGCACTGCAGACGGCAATGGATATGACCTATCTATGGGGCGGCGCGCGCCTGCCTGACGGGCTGACCTATGCCGAATATGCCCATCGGGGTGCTTATCCGCTGATCGCCACAGCGCTGCTGGCGGGGCTGTTTGCGCTCTTGGCGCAACCCTTCCTACCGGGGCGCAAGGGGCTGAAAGCGCTGCTTTATTTATGGGTTGCACAGAACGTTGCGCTGACCCTTTCTGCCTTGCTGCGCCTTGATCTATATGTGCAGGCCTACGGGCTGACGTATCTGCGCTTTGCAGCGATGATCTGGATGGGGTTGGTCGCTGCGGGGCTGGTGGCGATGATTTGGCAGATGGCGCGGGTGCGCAGCATCACGTGGCTGGTTTGGACCAATGCGGCGATGACTTTGGGTGTGCTTTATGTGCTGTGCTTCGTCAACGTGGCCGGGATCATCGCAACCTATAATCTGGACCGTCACCCCAGGGCGACACACTATGTCTGTATGCTGGGCGAAGGGGCTGACGCCGCGATCATCGCCCATGAACGCCGCATCGGGTATCAGATTTGCCGCGCGTCCGATGTGACCCTTGCCGCGCCCGATGGCTGGCGCGATTGGGGCTACCGCAACTGGCGCCTGCGCCGTAACCTGACCGGTGAAGGGAGCGCGACATGAGCAGCAAAATCCTGATCGTTGATGACGACCCGCAGATTCGCGACATGTTGCAGATTGCGCTTGGACAGGCCGATTTTGATGTCGTGCAGGCCAGTGACGGGGCGATGGCCGTGACTCTGGCAGCGCGCGAGAGGCCCGATCTGATCGTGCTGGATATTGGTCTGCCGGAAATGGATGGGCTGGCGGTGTGCCGCGAGGTGCGCAAGTCAAGCGAGGTGCCGATTCTGTTCCTGACGGCTCGCGGCGATGAAATCGACCGTGTTGTCGGCCTTGAAATGGGGGCGGATGACTATGTCGCCAAGCCGTTTTCGCCGCGCGAACTGGTGGCCCGTGTGCGCGCCATTCTGAAACGTTCCGGCACCCACACGCCCGCACAAACCACCGCGCGTCATGGCATTGTCGAAGTCGATCAGACCCGCCACATCTGCCGTGTTGCTGGCGAAACCGTGCCGCTGACCGCGCGCGAGATGGACCTTTTGGCGCGTCTGATCCAACGGCCCGATCATGTTACATCGCGCCCGCAGATGGTGGACGCGATCTATGGTACCAACATCCATGTCAGTGACCGCACGGTTGACAGCCACCTGCGCAACCTGCGCCATAAACTGACCCAGGCAGGCTGCGCGGATGCTATTGAAACCGTGCATGGCGTCGGGATCAGGATGGGCCCATGTCGGGGCAGATAAGGCGCAAATGGCGGCCGACGCTTGCGTTGTTTCTGGGCTGCATGTTGATCGCGGTGCTGGCCTTGCCGTTTCTTGGGTTTGGTGTGGTGCGGGTGCTTTGCGTGCCGCTGCGCCCCGCATTTATCGGTGAAGGCTGGCCGACAATGACGTGCACGGGGGCGGCGGTGCTGATCACCGTCCTTGTGATTGCAGCCACCGCGATTTTGGGCTGGATGATGTGGCGCGTATTGCTGAACCCGATCACCGCTTTGGCCGAACGCGCCAATGCCATCAAGAATGGCGAGGAAGCGGCGCTTGCCCCCCTGTCGCACTATGGCACGGCCGAAATGCGCGACATGGGCCAGTCGATCCTTGATATGGGTCACGTTTTGCTGAATCGCGAGGCGGTGTTGCGCAGCTACGCCGACCATGCGACCCACGAGCTGAAATCACCCCTGACGGTGATCCGCGGCGCAAGCGAACTGCTGGCCGCGCCTGACCTTCCTGCTGCGGCGCGCGTGCGGTTGTTGGCGCAGATCGACGATGCGGCAAACCGGATGACCGCGCTGCTTGATGCGCAACGCGCCTTGGCGCGCGCGCAGGAACCCTTGGTGCAGGGCCAATGCCGGATCGCCGATTTGACCAAGGAGTTACGCCAGGATTTTCCCACGCTGGACATCACCGTGCGGGGCGATGATGCCCTGCCGATTGCTGGCGAACGGATGCGGATGGTGCTTGATCACCTGCTGGGCAATGCCACCGCGCATGGCGCGACAGCGGTGACGATCACCGCGCGCGATGGGTGCGAATTGACGGTCGCCGACAACGGCAACGGCGTGTCTGACGGCAACCGCGCGCGCATTTTTGATCCCTTTTTCACCACCCGTCGCGACGATGGTGGCACCGGCATGGGCCTGCCTATCGTCGCTCGCATGCTTGATGCACATGGGGCGACAATCACGCTGGCCCAAACATCAGACAGCGGCGCGCGTTTCGTGATCCGTTTTGCGCAAGCCGCGCCCTATCGCGTTTCGACTTAACACTGACTCGCTTGTTCGCGGCCTCTCCCTGCGGGCGAACGCGAAAAGCGATCTGCGGTGTCTCGATGTAAAGTCGAAACGCCCTAGCTCATGCCTTTTTTCGACAGGAACGAGGGTAATTTGCCACCGTTTCCTTTGGGTGTCACTGCGACTTCGGGAGGGGCTTCGGGGTCGTCCGCGCCCATCTTCTTGATCATCGCAACGCCGCTTTCACCCAAGGGCACGGTTGCGAACGGCCCGCCGATACGCATCTGCGCAAGGTCTTGCGGATCGGCCGGGCCTTCCTTGGCGAACAGTGCCGCGGCCCAGTCTTCGGCGTTGTCTTGCGGGCGATATCCCAGGAACGACACGCGGGAATTGTCCACCGCGACGCGGGTGTTGGCACTGACGCCGTAAACCACGGTAAATCCAACGGTGGGCGTGTCCACCGCACGTTCGACAAGCTGGATCAGGTCGCCGTAAGACAGCCACGTGCCAAGGGCGCGCACGTTGCCCGGTTCCGGCGTGCAGGACGCAATCCGTAGGCAGACAGATTCCAGCCCGCGCTTTTCCCAATACATCCGGCCCATGTCTTCGGCGAAGCATTTGGCCAGACCATAAAATGTATCGGGGCGGTGATCACAGTTGGTATCGACACCATCGGCGGTGGGATGCATCCCGACCGCATGGATCGACGAGGCATAGACCACCCGGCGCACACCATGCTGATAGGC
This portion of the Octadecabacter sp. SW4 genome encodes:
- a CDS encoding AraC family transcriptional regulator; this translates as MDIMDQIKLYHADIIPKGAAYHLTRATLDTRRPRVFHAHDFFELLWVQNGTVRHHLPLGRADLSEGDMLFVRPDHAHALQGRGEEALVVSISLSPDMIADLGQRHSALRGRFFWADSPAPVLQHRDMRQLATVNAAALRLERAQPSVFEAEAFLLPLLTSLLDGAPDIPGGAPQWLADACASAQDPAVFRHGAAGFVAAAGRAHPHVSRTARAHLGQSPSEYINAIRMDYAARRLSGTADTLSEIATDCGIPNLSHFHKLFLAHHGQTPQRYRRARQRDVLQPTRA
- the rpe gene encoding ribulose-phosphate 3-epimerase; the encoded protein is MTFDRSVKIAPSILSADFANFGAEIQAIEDQGCDWVHVDVMDGHFVPNLTFGPPLCAAIRPHIKTVMDVHLMISPVDQYIEAYAAAGADIITAHVEAGAHTHRTMQAIRATGAKAGVALNPATPATEVEYLLDMIDMVCVMTVNPGFGGQKFIHSQIDKVRQLRAMIGDRPIHIEIDGGVTPETAPLVIAAGADVLVAGSAVFKGGSVQNPAAYGENIRAIRAAAAT
- a CDS encoding NAD(P)-dependent oxidoreductase, whose amino-acid sequence is MKKIVLTGALGALGSQLREPLSKMADALVSVDLQDAPDLLVNETFAKADVAKMDEIGPLLEGADMVVHFAAIADERTFEELLGPNYIGAYNVWEAAYQHGVRRVVYASSIHAVGMHPTADGVDTNCDHRPDTFYGLAKCFAEDMGRMYWEKRGLESVCLRIASCTPEPGNVRALGTWLSYGDLIQLVERAVDTPTVGFTVVYGVSANTRVAVDNSRVSFLGYRPQDNAEDWAAALFAKEGPADPQDLAQMRIGGPFATVPLGESGVAMIKKMGADDPEAPPEVAVTPKGNGGKLPSFLSKKGMS
- a CDS encoding DUF4173 domain-containing protein; this translates as MSGYTVRGLPRGLARDAWWIAADSRSGATDGIRPSPVVTQGAFALLTGLIVLIDVLLWRATAPGLSLVVVIAVLAAAAQFCLSHRLSRHGIMMGWAGIGLGVLPLVEVVQPLSIAFAIGGLLHFVARVLLDGGPIDSARLGRAVGRFVVLGHLQTARDILATPKQVNVGEKVRGIPFAGLFTNWALPVGLGGVFLILLMRANPILAGWVSSVTSLAPATIGDLERVLFWVFSAVAVWPSLRLAPLRARMVPPLPLTGHRSVFRLPHAVLNAASLWRALIGFNLIFALQTAMDMTYLWGGARLPDGLTYAEYAHRGAYPLIATALLAGLFALLAQPFLPGRKGLKALLYLWVAQNVALTLSALLRLDLYVQAYGLTYLRFAAMIWMGLVAAGLVAMIWQMARVRSITWLVWTNAAMTLGVLYVLCFVNVAGIIATYNLDRHPRATHYVCMLGEGADAAIIAHERRIGYQICRASDVTLAAPDGWRDWGYRNWRLRRNLTGEGSAT
- a CDS encoding response regulator transcription factor — its product is MSSKILIVDDDPQIRDMLQIALGQADFDVVQASDGAMAVTLAARERPDLIVLDIGLPEMDGLAVCREVRKSSEVPILFLTARGDEIDRVVGLEMGADDYVAKPFSPRELVARVRAILKRSGTHTPAQTTARHGIVEVDQTRHICRVAGETVPLTAREMDLLARLIQRPDHVTSRPQMVDAIYGTNIHVSDRTVDSHLRNLRHKLTQAGCADAIETVHGVGIRMGPCRGR
- a CDS encoding sensor histidine kinase KdpD, whose product is MSGQIRRKWRPTLALFLGCMLIAVLALPFLGFGVVRVLCVPLRPAFIGEGWPTMTCTGAAVLITVLVIAATAILGWMMWRVLLNPITALAERANAIKNGEEAALAPLSHYGTAEMRDMGQSILDMGHVLLNREAVLRSYADHATHELKSPLTVIRGASELLAAPDLPAAARVRLLAQIDDAANRMTALLDAQRALARAQEPLVQGQCRIADLTKELRQDFPTLDITVRGDDALPIAGERMRMVLDHLLGNATAHGATAVTITARDGCELTVADNGNGVSDGNRARIFDPFFTTRRDDGGTGMGLPIVARMLDAHGATITLAQTSDSGARFVIRFAQAAPYRVST
- the deoC gene encoding deoxyribose-phosphate aldolase, which gives rise to MTTTIDTKTTHLPQTVEARNDGLPLDLSWVRSVQANTSAIERRAATLPGRRSVKKEYQAAWLCRAISCIDLTTLAGDDTEGRVRRLCAKARQPVRADILATLGMTGLTTGAVCVYHDMVPTAVDALNGSGIPVAAVSTGFPAGLSPLHLRLAEIGESVDAGAKEIDIVISRRHVLTGDWQALYDEMRAMREACGDAHVKAILATGELGTLRNVARASVVCMMAGADFIKTSTGKEPVNATLPVTLTMIRAIREYHERTGIRVGYKPAGGISKAKDAITYLAMMKDELGDRWLQPDLFRFGASSLLGDIERQLEHHVTGAYSAQWRHAIG
- a CDS encoding aldehyde dehydrogenase family protein, translated to MTVRDIFESMDYGPAPEGAAEALAWLVDMGDSFGHFIDGQFTAVGATFETRNPATGNVLANVTQGTQADVEAAVTAARKAQGKWAKLGGHGRARVLYAIARLLQKHSRLFAVLETLDNGKPIRESRDIDIPLAQRHFYYHAGMAQLMSAELPDRQALGVCGQIVPWNFPLLMLAWKIAPALAMGNTVVLKPAEYTSLTALLFADICRQAGVPKGVVNIVTGDGAVGEMIVNADVDKIAFTGSTAVGRRIRAATAGSGKALTLELGGKSPYIVFDDADLDSAVEGLVDAIWFNQGQVCCAGSRLLVQEGVADRFYSKLRARMDKLRVGNPMDKCIDVGAIVDPVQLQQIRDKVDGNNAGVTYRATCDMPAEGCFYPPTLITGLAPADTLMQEEIFGPVLVGTTFRTPSEAVEVANNTRYGLAATVWSENINLALDIAPKLVAGVIWINGTNMFDAAAGFGGMRESGFGREGGWEGLQAYTRPKGNAKKQKPVAAFTTEDGHPADPLDRTAKLYIGGKQSRPDGGYSTPVFDRAGKLLGHVSVANRKDVRNAVEAANGAKSWGKTTGHLRAQILYYIAENLSARADEFADRINRLTGGRSGAKEVEASIRRLFTYAAWADKLDGAAKGVPIRGVALAMNEPVGTIAALCDDEHPLLGLISAMAPAIAMGNRTVLVASEPFPLAATDFYQVLETSDVPGGVVNILTGSHAELAPTLAAHMDIDAVWSFSSTDLSGEIERAAALNLKRTWVNNGQARDWMDRGVGEGRAFLAAATEVKTIWIPYGEG